Proteins encoded together in one Spirochaeta cellobiosiphila DSM 17781 window:
- the rplM gene encoding 50S ribosomal protein L13, with the protein MKTIFVKPAEVARKWYIIDAQDQVLGRVAVRVASVLRGKNKPCYTPHQEIGDYVIVINADKMKLSGNKNKTKLYYRHSGYPGGLSVDTYETLSAKKPGAPLEKAIKGMLPKGPLGRKLFKNVKVYTGDRHPHAAQQPEVLNV; encoded by the coding sequence ATGAAAACTATATTTGTCAAACCTGCTGAAGTTGCCAGAAAATGGTACATAATTGATGCACAGGATCAAGTATTAGGGCGCGTTGCTGTAAGAGTTGCTTCTGTACTTAGAGGTAAGAATAAGCCTTGCTACACTCCTCACCAGGAAATCGGTGATTATGTTATTGTTATTAATGCAGATAAAATGAAGCTTAGCGGTAACAAGAACAAAACAAAGCTATATTACAGACACTCTGGATATCCAGGTGGATTAAGTGTTGATACTTATGAAACACTTAGTGCTAAGAAGCCCGGAGCTCCTTTAGAAAAGGCAATCAAGGGTATGTTACCTAAGGGACCTTTAGGGAGAAAATTGTTCAAGAATGTGAAGGTGTACACTGGTGACAGACACCCTCATGCTGCACAACAACCAGAAGTATTGAATGTATAG
- a CDS encoding ferredoxin, translated as MIVKINKNLCIGCGICEEMSPDLFEMGDYTADIIKEIEGEEEKAIIHQLIKDCPGSAVIIEED; from the coding sequence ATGATAGTAAAAATCAACAAAAACTTATGCATCGGTTGTGGAATTTGCGAAGAAATGAGTCCCGATTTATTCGAAATGGGAGATTATACAGCTGATATAATCAAAGAGATAGAGGGAGAGGAAGAAAAGGCAATCATCCATCAACTAATTAAGGATTGTCCAGGTTCTGCTGTTATCATCGAAGAAGACTAA